From Cucumis melo cultivar AY chromosome 1, USDA_Cmelo_AY_1.0, whole genome shotgun sequence, a single genomic window includes:
- the LOC127148212 gene encoding uncharacterized protein LOC127148212, with protein sequence MNEVKTFTLVVYMMYLYSSVSGSKENMQYVFVDPSLISSGNTQESRIRNLCSRLMVSKPDQVVLAPFNLGGHWALLAINAYEDTVFYLDSLRTTSKATTRYVTDTAIAIFHSQKNINKSRKQTLWRTVKCPLQVGSTTCGYYVMKYMREIVNRGSIVISDSIDTRKSYSQAELDEVWVELVEFLGSYM encoded by the exons ATGAACGAAGTGAAAACGTTTACATTGGTGGTctatatgat gTACTTGTATTCGTCTGTTAGTGGTTCGAAAGAAAATATGCAGTATGTCTTTGTAGATCCGTCCCTAATCTCTTCTGGAAATACACAAGAATCTCGAATTCGAAACTTGTGTAGTAGATTGATGGTGTCCAAACCCGACCAAGTAGTTCTTGCTCCTTTTAATCTCGG gggtcattgggcactgcttgctataaatgcgtatgaggatacagtgttttaccttgactcgctaaggacgacatcaaaagcaactacaagatatgtaaccgacac agcaatagcaatatttcactcgcaaaagaacattaataaaagcaggaaacaaactttatggcgaacagtaaag tgtccactacaagtcgggagcactacgtgtggatactatgtcatgaagtatatgagagaaattgtaaataggggaagcattgtcatctcggattcg attgatacacgaaaatcatactcacaagccgagttagatgaggtgtgggttgagttggtagagtttttgggttcgtacatgtGA